GGTCCTTAGATTAATTTATTGTTTTTGTTATGTTAAGAGATTTAGCTAAGGACAATTAGAAAAAGAAAGATTATTGGTAGGACCAAAATATTGGTTGGAGAGCTTCATTGGAGAGATTTAGGGCGAGGGATTGAGGGCGACACATTGGAATCGACAGAGAGATGGGAGAGATGGGACAGATCGCCGGAAGGTTCTGAAGGACCCTAAGATCGGTTCACTCGAATGGATCAGATTTGGATATGAACTCCGGATGGAGAACTGAATGGATTGAAGGGTCGCACGAAGGTTGCGGAAAGGCCTTCGATATTCCCGACTCCAAATGGTGCTTGATATGACTCACAAGACCACCAAGTGAAGGATCTCTCGTCGTTGCTTGATATGACTCACAAGGCCAACGATTTGAGGAAGTGTTTACTTGGATATGACTCACCAAGAAACAAGACAAGTTCTTAAACGAAGAACAAAGAGTTTAACTCAAAAGCTTTTGACAAAATCGATTTCTGATTTATTAAAATGAAAGAGTTTCATACTTATAGAGTTTTGTAGATCTAGGAATTAAATAGAAAACCAGATCTAGATCTAGATTTAGTCAATACACGGAAATAAAGAGATAAGCTAGTCAAAGTGACCGTTCGGCTTCTGTCCAGATGCATCCGAACCGGCTAAGTCCAAAGCGGTAAGGATCAGCACATANNNNNNNNNNNNNNNNNNNNNNNNNNNNNNNNNNNNNNNNNNNNNNNNNNNNNNNNNNNNNNNNNNNNNNNNNNNNNNNNNNNNNNNNNNNNNNNNNNNNNNACACATTAAAACTCGAAGAAATATCATACTTACCTTGTAAGTCAAGCTGATAAGCATTGTCATTGATCTTCCTAAGAATCTGGAAAGGACCATCAACTCGAGGCATAAGTTTCGACTTTCTTTCTTCTGGAAACCGTTCTTTCCTCAAGTGAACCCAAACAAGATCACCCTCTTTAAAGATCACCTCATTTCTCTTCTTGTTGGCATATCTTTTGTATCCTTCGGTTTTGGCTTTAATGTTTGAACGAACCTGCTCATGCAGCTTTTTGATAGTGTCTGCTTTCCTCTTGCCATTTGTGCTAACTCTTTCACTTAAAGGCAAAGGCAAAAGATCAAGTGGAGATAAAGGATTAAAGCCATAAACGACTTCAAAAGGTGAGAACTTAGTAGCAGAATGCATAGCATGGTNNNNNNNNNNNNNNNNNNNNNNNNNNNNNNNNNNNNNNNNNNNNNNNNNNNNNNNNNNNNNNNNNNNNNNNNNNNNNNNNNNNNNNGTAGAGAACATCAATCTGGTTCCTAATTTAGACCACAAAGTTTTCCAAAAATAGCTAAGGAACTTAGCATCACGATCAGAGACAATGGTCTTAGGCATTCCATGCAATCTAACAATTTCCCTAAAGAACAATTCAGCAACTTGCACAGCATCATCAGTTTTATGACATGGAATGAAGTGAGCCATTTTCAAAAATCTATCCACAACCACAAAGATGGAGTCTCGGCCAGTTTTAGTCCTGGGTAAACCAAGAACAAAATCCATAGAAATATCTACCCAAGGATGAGAAGGAATGGGTAGAGCCGAATACAAACCGGGATTAGATGTCTTGGTTTTGGATTTCTTGCAGATCACACATCGGCTACAAATCCTCTCAAC
The DNA window shown above is from Brassica oleracea var. oleracea cultivar TO1000 chromosome C3, BOL, whole genome shotgun sequence and carries:
- the LOC106330374 gene encoding uncharacterized protein LOC106330374 → MVVLHSRRLFTQLENVDQAKFEVLLWAFESMSSHHQSHVIFAMSDSSVVDMLNNPRRWPVFYHQSFVLLARLDRIKEWKFVFELQAANSVAFFIAESATHHVFGQSYVARGAPLWLGEFFDFEKSLASGFKQFQLFGTVYVAFYLELFLRESHGGGLMGHFRVKKTYKTAFDQFYWPSLMKDVERICSRCVICKKSKTKTSNPGLYSALPIPSHPWVDISMDFVLGLPRTKTGRDSIFVVVDRFLKMAHFIPCHKTDDAVQVAELFFREIVRLHVYGFNPLSPLDLLPLPLSERVSTNGKRKADTIKKLHEQVRSNIKAKTEGYKRYANKKRNEVIFKEGDLVWVHLRKERFPEERKSKLMPRVDGPFQILRKINDNAYQLDLQGKYDISSSFNI